One genomic window of Amphiura filiformis chromosome 3, Afil_fr2py, whole genome shotgun sequence includes the following:
- the LOC140148170 gene encoding DNA replication complex GINS protein SLD5-like, producing MATEDDIQSGSSDEELEMTAADVLRKLEEAWLNEKFSPELLETKVELVECMLEQMKQMEDNLRKCKKGDFRIIVHKMEIDRIRYILSSYLRIRLGKIEKYVHHVLQQEASRDSEAASRLSIDELTFAKDYAGNLDTHFKDVVLRHMPPNLQTIDKQKTAAKPNMDSYVFLRANEKKEQVLVEPEMEDDQNAEVIDLEKDAQYIMRYQPIASLVALGSVSLI from the exons ATGGCTACTGAAGATGATATTCAAAGTGGTTCTAGTGATGAGGAGCTGGAAATGACAGCAGCAGATGTACTTCGTAAGCTGGAAGAG GCATGGTTGAATGAAAAGTTCTCTCCGGAATTATTGGAGACCAAGGTTGAGTTGGTAGAATGCATGTTGGAACAAATGAAACAGATGGAagataatttgagaaaatgcaaGAAAGGGGATTTTCGCATTATTGTTCACAAGATGGAG ATTGACAGGATACGATACATTCTTAGCAGTTACTTGAGGATACGACTAGGGAAG ATAGAGAAATATGTACACCATGTACTACAGCAAGAAGCCTCCAGAGACAGTGAAGCAGCATCACGGTTGTCAATAGATGAACTCACATTCGCAAAAGA CTATGCAGGGAATCTGGACACACATTTCAAGGATGTCGTTTTAAGACATATGCCACCTAATTTACAAACaatagacaaacaaaaaacag CTGCTAAACCCAACATGGACAGCTATGTATTCTTGAGAGCCAATGAGAAGAAAGAACAAGTACTTGTAGAACCTGAAATGGAAGATGATCAAAA TGCCGAGGTGATAGATCTAGAAAAAGATGCCCAGTACATCATGAGGTACCAGCCTATAGCATCGCTTGTAGCATTGGGGTCTGTCTCACTTATATGA